The stretch of DNA CTTAGATCTTAATTGTGTAGTACGATTAAACATTATCAAGCTATAAGCTCTtaattgttgttattacCATTGCTGGCTTTTTGGAACGTTTAAAGTTTCATCTTGATTTTATGGCAGCTCGCATCATAGCCTAACGcgtaaaaaagaacatctcaaaaaagaaatgacgCCAGATTTATACTATTATATATGATTGTCTAACCTAATTATTTATCTCACGAAAGATCTACATGGACTGATTTTATTTGCAAATAGTTATCGACGCCAGTGTCGCCGGACTCTCTACCAATACCACTCATTTTGAACCCACCAAAAGGAACTTTAGCTTCTTCTTGGTTGGTTTGATTGATCCATACAGTACCGGCTTTGATATCGCGAGCAAACATGTGCGCTTTCTTTACGTCTCTAGTGAAAACTGCAGATGCAAGCCCATAATATGTATCATTGGCTAACTTCATAGCGTCATCGTAGTTTTCGAACTTGCTCACAACCACAACGGGACCGAATATTTCTTCACGTAGCAATTTTGATGTTTCTGGAACATCAGTGAAAATTGTGGGAGGAATGAAGTAgccttttgtttttttagTAGGAAATTCAGAAGTTTGGAACATGTttaacttttcttccttttcccCAAGCTCTATAAACTCTTTGATGCGATCATATTGGGCACTTGATATCACTGGGCCTATGATACATTTCTCATCAAACGGATCAAATTTACCTGAAACGTCCCaatctttctttgcaatttctttaaattttttaacGAACTTATCGTAGATTGAACTTTGAACGTAAACTCTTGAGTTTGCTGTACAGTTCTGCCCTGAATTGTAAAAAATACCGGCCGCTATCCAATCGATGGCCTTATCGAGGTCGGCATCTTCAAATACTATGGCAGGAGACTTACCACCACACTCTAGCGTAACATCTTTGAGGTTTGATTGACCAGAAGCTTCCATCACCGAGCCACCCACCTTCGTACTTCCTGTGAAAGAAATCTTATCAATGTCCATGTGTGTTCCTAGCGCTTGGCCTGCAACCGAACCATGGCCAGGAAGGACATTGACAACACCAGGCGGAAAACCagctttttttatcaaagtaGCAAAATAGAGAAGAGATAATGAGGTGTTTTCAGCGGGTTTGATGATTACTGTGTTACCTGCAGCTAGTGCACCTTGTAGTTTCCAACAAGCCATGGCTAGAGGGTAATTCCATGGCACAATTTGAGCAACGACACCAAAAGGAACCTTTAGAGTATACgcaaacttttcaaaagtcAATGGGATAGTTTCTCCAATGTTAAATTTGTCGACTGCCCCTGCATAATATCTTGTAAGTTCTATAATCTGAGCCAAATCCTGCTTGGCATTAGAATGAAAAGGTTTTCCGGAATCCAAAGTTTCCAAAGCAGCAAGCGTATTTTCCTCCTCTTCAATCAGcttcaataaatttgaaagatataTGCCACGTTGCTCGGAAGATGTCTTTGACCAAACGTTTTCAAAAGCAGCTCTGGCAGCCTTTACAGCCTTGTCGACGTCTGTTTCATTAGCAGCTTGGAAAGAGGTTATAGGTTCACCGGTTGTTGGGTTCACGGTTTCAATGGTTTCTCCGTCTGACGATGGGCAAAACTCATTATTGATAAACAGCCCTAATGGCTGTTTTAAAGAGATTTTCAATTGTGGGATTTCGAGGTTGGTGTACAAATTAGGCATGTTTCACGATATTTGTCTTATGTTTACGTGCAGTAGATAAACTATGCAAATACCTGGAGTGATTTAAAGTAAATCCATCCGAACCTGCATTTTTATATCATTGATCCCTGAGTTTTGTTCCGACTATGTTGACACTATTCGTTTGCACATCTTTCTCCCTATCCCTGAAATTTAGCACTTTCTCACCTCTTAGGGGGACTAGTTAATAATCTGTTTCAAGTCTATTGTTACTAGCAGTGAAGAAAATCCCTAATTATACTAAAGGGTGTAGAAGCGAGCCGCAGTAGAACGGTGATGGTGGGATGCTTGCCTGTATCCTAGGgggaaagaaagaataaacgTCATATGAAGACATACTAGTTAGAACGACGTAATATGtaaaaaaggtaaaaagGCTACCCCATTCAAATGGATTTTCTTGACACAACTAAGCTCTTACTTAGTTTCCACTTCTTTATCCTTCTATCGTTTCGCAGGATATCCTGTATCAAATGTGGACTTCCGTTCCGTGCACGCTGAGCAATGATGCGTATATTTTATATCAAgtagtatatatataaaacgTTGTTCGCTAAACTGCCAGTTCACTTTTTGTGTTGCCAGTACGACCTATATAAGAGGCTACGTATTTACAGATTAATGACATACCATTTCAATtgtcaaaagaaagatttacATGGACTGCTTTCGTTTGAAGGTAGGTATCGACACCACTTTGTCCCAGTTCTCTACCAATACCACTCATTTTGAACCCACCGAAAGGAACTGTaacatcttcatcgttAGATGAGTTGATCCATACAGTACCGGCTTTGATATCGCGAGCAAACATGTGCGCTTTCTTTACGTCTCTAGTGAAAACTGCAGATGCAAGCCCATAATATGTATCATTGGCTAACTTCATAGCGTCATCGTAGTTTTCGAACTTGCTAACAACTAAAACGGGACCGAATATCTCCTCCTGTAGCAATTTCGATGTTTGTGGAACATCAGTGAAAATTGTGGGAGGAATGAAGTAgccttttgtttttttagTAGGAAATTCAGAAGTTTGGAACATGTttaacttttcttccttttcccCAAGCTCTATAAACTCTTTGATGCGATCATATTGGGCACTTGATATCACTG from Saccharomyces mikatae IFO 1815 strain IFO1815 genome assembly, chromosome: 13 encodes:
- the SMKI13G2910 gene encoding uncharacterized protein (similar to Saccharomyces cerevisiae ALD3 (YMR169C); ancestral locus Anc_2.339); the encoded protein is MPNLYTNLEIPQLKISLKQPLGLFINNEFCPSSDGETIETVNPTTGEPITSFQAANETDVDKAVKAARAAFENVWSKTSSEQRGIYLSNLLKLIEEEENTLAALETLDSGKPFHSNAKQDLAQIIELTRYYAGAVDKFNIGETIPLTFEKFAYTLKVPFGVVAQIVPWNYPLAMACWKLQGALAAGNTVIIKPAENTSLSLLYFATLIKKAGFPPGVVNVLPGHGSVAGQALGTHMDIDKISFTGSTKVGGSVMEASGQSNLKDVTLECGGKSPAIVFEDADLDKAIDWIAAGIFYNSGQNCTANSRVYVQSSIYDKFVKKFKEIAKKDWDVSGKFDPFDEKCIIGPVISSAQYDRIKEFIELGEKEEKLNMFQTSEFPTKKTKGYFIPPTIFTDVPETSKLLREEIFGPVVVVSKFENYDDAMKLANDTYYGLASAVFTRDVKKAHMFARDIKAGTVWINQTNQEEAKVPFGGFKMSGIGRESGDTGVDNYLQIKSVHVDLS